A window from Corynebacterium accolens encodes these proteins:
- a CDS encoding polyprenyl synthetase family protein, whose translation MTNIPELADIPGAVREKLAIFLDQRREHVAEIGAPVSTAMSFLESFVLDGGKRVRPMYAWAGYLAAGRGSESPEAMLRAASSLEFIQACALIHDDIIDASNTRRGKPTVHREAERLHRESDFLGDPEFFGTSVAILVGDFALVYAEDMFQDSGLSPEALQRAREPWRGMRTEVLGGQLLDISLEAAGSESVALSNSVNRYKTAAYTIERPLHLGAAIAGASEELISAFRGYGHDIGIAYQLRDDQLGVFGDPEITGKPAGDDLREGKRTELLALALQRADERDPSAAATLRKFIGRTSDTQDLLRLSQIIADSGAPDEIERRITALTESGLAHLRAANVDPQITETLEHLAIQATTRQK comes from the coding sequence ATGACGAATATTCCTGAGCTTGCGGATATCCCCGGCGCGGTGCGCGAAAAACTGGCCATCTTCTTGGATCAGCGCCGGGAACACGTGGCAGAAATCGGTGCCCCGGTCAGTACCGCCATGAGCTTTTTGGAATCATTCGTCCTCGATGGCGGGAAAAGGGTGCGCCCCATGTACGCGTGGGCGGGTTACCTTGCCGCCGGGCGCGGTTCGGAATCCCCAGAGGCGATGCTGCGCGCGGCATCCTCGCTGGAGTTCATCCAAGCCTGCGCGCTTATCCACGATGACATCATTGACGCGTCGAATACGAGGCGCGGGAAACCGACGGTGCATCGGGAAGCAGAGCGCCTTCACCGGGAGTCCGATTTCTTAGGGGATCCGGAATTCTTTGGCACGTCCGTGGCCATCTTGGTGGGCGATTTTGCGCTGGTCTACGCCGAGGATATGTTTCAGGATTCTGGGCTCAGCCCAGAGGCTTTGCAGCGTGCGCGCGAGCCCTGGCGGGGAATGCGCACCGAGGTTTTGGGCGGCCAATTGCTCGATATTTCCCTCGAGGCAGCCGGTTCGGAATCGGTGGCGCTGAGCAATTCCGTCAATCGCTATAAAACCGCCGCCTATACCATCGAGCGGCCCCTGCATTTGGGCGCTGCCATCGCGGGAGCAAGCGAAGAATTAATCTCGGCTTTCCGCGGCTATGGGCACGATATCGGCATCGCGTATCAGCTCCGCGATGACCAACTGGGGGTCTTTGGGGACCCCGAAATTACGGGCAAGCCCGCCGGCGACGATCTGCGAGAGGGCAAGCGCACGGAGCTTCTTGCCTTAGCGCTACAGCGCGCCGATGAACGCGACCCCAGTGCCGCCGCTACCCTGCGGAAATTCATCGGCCGCACCTCCGATACGCAGGACTTGCTGCGCCTGTCCCAAATCATTGCGGATTCCGGCGCCCCGGATGAGATTGAGCGCCGCATTACCGCGTTGACGGAATCCGGGTTAGCCCATCTGCGTGCGGCGAACGTGGATCCGCAGATCACGGAAACGCTAGAGCACTTGGCCATTCAGGCGACGACGCGCCAAAAGTAG
- a CDS encoding GNAT family N-acetyltransferase encodes MSFEIRRLTPQEFSMLAPQLVEIYIEAMGYDPVTFSRSVDNWQSDSMRPGFTALIAAHDNGVVGVAYGFLGSPDTWWDSELRRALRRNGGITESEWGMLRSYFEVAEVHVLPSFQGHGLGRQLLKGLLWNIPAQYALLSTPESPREANGAFRLYRSVGFFDVVRHHRYPADPRPFAILGVGLPL; translated from the coding sequence GTGAGTTTCGAAATCCGCCGCTTAACCCCGCAAGAGTTCTCTATGCTGGCTCCCCAACTCGTGGAGATCTACATCGAGGCCATGGGATATGACCCGGTCACGTTTTCGCGCAGCGTGGACAATTGGCAGTCGGATTCCATGCGGCCCGGGTTTACAGCGCTTATCGCTGCGCATGACAACGGCGTCGTGGGAGTGGCCTATGGATTTTTAGGCTCACCAGATACTTGGTGGGATTCCGAACTGCGCCGCGCCCTGCGCCGCAATGGCGGGATAACTGAGTCCGAATGGGGCATGCTGCGCAGCTACTTTGAGGTGGCCGAAGTACACGTGCTGCCTTCCTTTCAAGGACACGGTTTAGGCAGGCAGCTACTAAAAGGGCTGCTGTGGAATATCCCTGCCCAATATGCTTTATTATCAACGCCGGAATCGCCACGGGAAGCCAACGGGGCTTTTCGCCTCTACCGGTCTGTGGGCTTCTTTGATGTCGTGCGCCACCATCGCTACCCGGCGGATCCCCGGCCCTTTGCCATTTTAGGAGTGGGCCTGCCGCTATAA
- a CDS encoding SAV_6107 family HEPN domain-containing protein: MAQIISATQSRSTGRFAGKQGAKRAHFLFQARELLDQARSYAADGRFDQALEVAYQSALRTAGARVAVSVVSRRRRLPTSAWDRLALVGAEEKQWAEAFKTYSRTRARVGSGLDATPDEEYVYGLMEQAAQFLDESETETILGSFAA, encoded by the coding sequence ATGGCACAGATTATTTCGGCAACGCAGTCCCGCTCTACCGGTCGCTTCGCTGGCAAGCAGGGCGCAAAGCGGGCCCACTTTCTTTTCCAGGCCCGCGAGCTTCTAGATCAGGCCAGAAGCTACGCGGCGGATGGTCGCTTTGACCAAGCGCTAGAGGTGGCTTATCAGTCCGCATTGCGTACGGCGGGTGCGCGAGTAGCCGTGTCGGTGGTCTCTCGCCGCCGGCGCCTGCCAACGAGCGCGTGGGACCGCTTGGCTCTGGTCGGGGCCGAAGAAAAGCAGTGGGCGGAAGCTTTTAAGACCTATTCTCGTACTCGCGCCCGGGTGGGATCTGGCTTGGATGCAACTCCGGATGAGGAGTATGTCTACGGGCTAATGGAGCAGGCGGCGCAATTTTTAGATGAGAGTGAAACCGAGACGATTCTGGGATCCTTTGCGGCATAG
- a CDS encoding DUF3040 domain-containing protein has product MSLSEQEQRTLREIEESLLADDPKFGASVSESTSIGGSGGAVTLRGVALIVVGLCMLVGGVALAQQSLWFIALSIAGFLVMFAAGVWMLRGDQPASAGKKKSTNGRSKKAASSRNSGVGSKLEENFRRRFEES; this is encoded by the coding sequence GTGTCTCTTTCTGAGCAGGAGCAACGCACGCTCCGTGAAATAGAGGAATCGTTATTAGCGGACGATCCTAAATTTGGCGCTTCTGTGTCTGAATCTACCTCGATCGGCGGATCCGGCGGCGCAGTTACCCTACGTGGGGTCGCGCTCATCGTGGTTGGTTTGTGCATGCTTGTTGGCGGCGTGGCCTTGGCGCAGCAAAGCTTGTGGTTTATTGCGCTCTCCATCGCCGGATTCCTCGTCATGTTCGCCGCTGGCGTGTGGATGCTCCGCGGCGACCAGCCCGCTAGTGCAGGAAAGAAAAAGTCCACCAATGGGCGGTCAAAGAAAGCAGCCTCGTCTCGTAACAGTGGGGTAGGCAGCAAGTTGGAAGAAAACTTCCGTCGGCGCTTTGAGGAAAGCTAG
- the mraZ gene encoding division/cell wall cluster transcriptional repressor MraZ: MFLGTYTPKLDDKGRLTLPAKFRDELAGGLMVTKGQDHSLAVYPREEFAERARKAAAVSRTNPEARAFIRNLAASADEQRPDGHGRITLSAGHREYAGLSKECVVVGSVDFLEIWDAAAWAEYQSQTEDAYSAADADDVLAGLL; this comes from the coding sequence ATGTTTCTCGGAACCTACACTCCGAAGCTTGATGACAAAGGGCGCTTAACGCTTCCTGCAAAATTTCGCGACGAGCTCGCCGGTGGCCTGATGGTTACCAAGGGGCAGGACCATTCTTTGGCCGTGTACCCGCGCGAAGAGTTCGCCGAACGCGCACGGAAGGCTGCGGCGGTTTCTCGAACCAACCCGGAAGCGCGCGCTTTCATTCGTAACTTGGCGGCAAGTGCGGACGAACAGCGGCCCGACGGGCATGGTCGCATCACCTTGTCCGCAGGCCACCGTGAGTACGCGGGCTTGTCCAAAGAGTGCGTGGTGGTTGGCTCAGTAGATTTCCTCGAAATTTGGGATGCAGCCGCGTGGGCTGAGTATCAATCGCAAACTGAAGATGCTTATTCGGCAGCAGATGCCGATGACGTACTTGCGGGCTTGCTGTAA
- the rsmH gene encoding 16S rRNA (cytosine(1402)-N(4))-methyltransferase RsmH, which translates to MATTDLNYNVADNHGHVPVMRERMAELLRPGVEAAGSQAVLVDATLGAGGHSEYFLQTFPQARVIGVDRDEQALRNASARLEPFGPRFCAVNARFDELGTAIAQGEGDIFDAARAHGIAGALFDLGVSSMQLDQAERGFAYKTDAPLDMRMDPSHGLTAADVLNTYSHGDLARILKTYGDERFAGKIASAVLKEREKEPFSTSGRLVELLYSTIPAATRRTGGHPAKRTFQALRVEVNRELEAIENVLPVITSALSIGARAVFMSYQSLEDRLVKAAFKELSTSTTPVGLPMDLPGTAPEFATVTRGAEKASAAEVEENSRAASVRVRALERLEGTPEFLPPGGKK; encoded by the coding sequence ATGGCTACAACTGACCTTAATTACAATGTGGCGGATAACCACGGCCATGTGCCGGTCATGCGCGAGCGCATGGCAGAGCTCCTGCGCCCCGGAGTGGAGGCTGCGGGCTCGCAGGCTGTGCTTGTCGATGCCACCTTGGGTGCCGGCGGCCACAGCGAGTACTTCCTCCAGACCTTCCCGCAGGCACGCGTTATCGGTGTGGACCGCGATGAGCAGGCATTGCGCAATGCTTCGGCCAGGCTAGAGCCCTTCGGCCCGCGTTTTTGCGCGGTTAATGCTCGCTTCGATGAGTTGGGTACCGCCATTGCCCAGGGCGAGGGTGATATCTTTGATGCTGCCCGCGCCCACGGAATCGCGGGAGCCCTCTTCGATTTGGGCGTTTCTTCCATGCAGCTGGATCAGGCAGAGCGCGGCTTTGCCTATAAGACGGACGCACCGCTGGATATGCGGATGGATCCGAGCCACGGGCTTACCGCCGCTGACGTGCTCAATACGTATTCGCACGGGGACCTGGCGCGGATTCTCAAGACCTATGGTGACGAGCGCTTTGCGGGCAAGATTGCCTCCGCTGTGCTCAAGGAGCGCGAGAAGGAACCGTTTAGCACCTCGGGCCGCTTGGTTGAGCTTCTATACTCGACCATCCCTGCGGCAACGCGCCGCACGGGTGGGCATCCCGCAAAGCGCACGTTCCAGGCGCTGCGAGTAGAGGTCAACCGCGAGTTGGAGGCCATTGAAAATGTGCTTCCCGTAATCACCAGTGCGCTTTCCATTGGGGCGCGCGCGGTCTTTATGAGCTACCAGTCCTTAGAGGACCGCCTCGTAAAGGCAGCATTCAAGGAGCTATCTACGTCCACCACGCCTGTCGGTCTACCGATGGACCTGCCGGGCACCGCACCGGAATTCGCCACGGTTACCCGTGGGGCCGAAAAAGCATCTGCGGCGGAAGTAGAAGAAAATTCCCGCGCCGCGTCGGTGCGCGTGCGGGCTCTAGAACGGCTCGAAGGCACGCCAGAATTTTTACCCCCGGGAGGCAAGAAATGA
- a CDS encoding peptidoglycan D,D-transpeptidase FtsI family protein, giving the protein MRQRLRIILTCVVVATVALGGRLAWVQLVWGPDLAAKAVTQRERVYIDPARRGEILDRDGQRLAYTMKSRSLTVSPTRLRDELKEQAKMEATSEGKLEGMDEGKKDEYLTKQMEDKLKEMAEGIPKMIEDSGASASKVDASDIKNKLKADTQYEVLVRNVDPDVAVEISNKYHGVAADRQDIRQYPNGAIAENAVGKVSMDGHGQFGFEAARDTELTGIDGQSTEDVSADGQVIPGTLRDVVDAVDGRDVTLTLDLDLQTYVQQKLEKAKANSQAEGAEAVVLDAATGQVLAMANTDTVDPNKNIEDQLKEGKDFENRSISHPYEPGSVAKIVTAAAALQEGITTPDEVHQVPGSIDMAGVTVNDAWNHGTEPYTTTGIFGKSSNVGTLMIADKLGPEKYAEYLKKFGLGANTGVELPNESAGTVPDQEQWSGGTFANLPIGQGQAWTTLQMASVYQALANGGERIEPRIIDEIKDPDGETEKLPEPKKTQVVDKETAKTAVDMFRAVFQDDDAGVQNGTAANAQLDGYQLSGKTGTAQKVDPNSGAYSNSAYWITFAGIAPADDPRFVVAVMLDEPKSGVEDNGGGGQSAAPIFRDISSWLLNRDNIPTSTPAPRMTLREQ; this is encoded by the coding sequence ATGCGCCAGCGCCTGCGCATCATTTTGACCTGTGTTGTCGTCGCCACCGTCGCCTTGGGCGGGCGCCTTGCGTGGGTCCAATTGGTCTGGGGCCCAGATCTTGCGGCAAAGGCTGTTACCCAGCGCGAACGCGTCTATATCGACCCGGCCCGCCGGGGAGAGATCCTGGACCGGGATGGCCAGCGTTTGGCCTATACAATGAAGTCTCGTTCCTTGACTGTCTCTCCCACGCGCCTGCGCGATGAGCTCAAAGAGCAGGCCAAGATGGAAGCCACCTCCGAGGGAAAACTCGAGGGCATGGATGAGGGCAAGAAGGACGAGTACCTCACCAAACAAATGGAAGACAAGCTCAAGGAGATGGCTGAGGGCATCCCGAAGATGATTGAGGATTCGGGTGCCTCTGCCTCCAAGGTTGATGCGAGCGATATTAAAAACAAGCTCAAGGCCGATACCCAGTACGAGGTCTTGGTCCGCAATGTGGACCCAGATGTCGCCGTAGAGATTTCCAATAAGTACCACGGCGTGGCGGCCGACCGGCAAGATATCCGCCAGTACCCAAATGGGGCGATTGCAGAAAACGCTGTGGGCAAGGTCTCTATGGATGGCCACGGCCAATTCGGCTTTGAGGCGGCCCGCGATACCGAGCTGACCGGCATTGATGGGCAGTCAACGGAGGATGTCTCCGCCGATGGGCAGGTCATCCCCGGCACGCTGCGCGATGTTGTGGATGCCGTCGATGGTCGCGATGTCACCCTCACCCTGGATTTGGACCTGCAGACTTACGTCCAGCAAAAGCTGGAAAAGGCCAAGGCCAATTCCCAGGCGGAGGGTGCCGAGGCCGTTGTGCTTGATGCCGCGACGGGCCAGGTGCTCGCCATGGCTAATACCGACACGGTGGATCCGAATAAGAATATCGAAGACCAGCTTAAAGAGGGCAAGGACTTCGAGAACCGTAGCATCTCCCACCCCTATGAGCCGGGTTCCGTTGCCAAGATAGTGACGGCGGCAGCCGCATTGCAGGAGGGTATTACCACTCCGGATGAGGTGCACCAGGTTCCGGGCTCCATCGACATGGCTGGCGTGACCGTCAACGATGCCTGGAATCACGGCACCGAGCCGTATACCACCACCGGCATCTTTGGTAAGTCCTCCAACGTGGGCACCTTGATGATCGCGGATAAGCTTGGCCCCGAGAAATATGCCGAGTACCTGAAGAAGTTTGGCTTGGGCGCTAACACGGGCGTTGAGCTTCCGAATGAATCCGCCGGCACGGTGCCAGACCAAGAGCAATGGTCCGGCGGCACCTTTGCCAACTTGCCCATCGGCCAGGGCCAGGCGTGGACGACGCTGCAGATGGCTAGCGTGTATCAAGCATTGGCCAACGGCGGCGAGCGCATCGAACCGCGCATCATCGACGAGATCAAAGACCCCGATGGCGAGACGGAAAAGCTACCCGAGCCTAAGAAGACCCAGGTAGTGGACAAGGAAACCGCCAAGACTGCGGTGGATATGTTCCGCGCCGTCTTCCAAGATGACGATGCCGGGGTGCAAAACGGTACGGCCGCCAACGCCCAATTGGATGGCTACCAGCTCTCCGGTAAGACCGGTACCGCGCAGAAGGTGGACCCGAATTCCGGGGCGTATTCTAATTCTGCCTACTGGATCACCTTTGCGGGCATTGCGCCTGCCGATGACCCACGATTCGTCGTCGCAGTCATGCTCGATGAGCCCAAATCCGGCGTGGAAGACAATGGCGGCGGCGGCCAGTCTGCGGCCCCAATCTTCCGGGATATCTCTTCCTGGCTGCTTAACCGCGATAATATTCCTACCTCGACACCAGCGCCGCGGATGACCCTGCGGGAACAATAG
- a CDS encoding UDP-N-acetylmuramoyl-L-alanyl-D-glutamate--2,6-diaminopimelate ligase, whose amino-acid sequence MSVSLEKLAQLSHGRVIGDGTVEVSACGLDSASLPEGALFAALPGTRVHGAQFVGDTKAGAVLTDAPGLDHLRQANETRPIIVVEDIRAVLGPIAAEIYGHPTRDLTVLGITGTSGKTTTSYLLEAGLLQAGHSVGLIGTTGTRINRTPVPTSLTTPEAPRLQELFARMKDEGVTHVVMEVSSHALELGRVRGTNFAVAGFSNLSQDHLDFHPTMEEYFSAKSRLFLGEQAAQRAVICVDDEWGERLRGKIEDAGSPVTTVATRTGDATISARQTATEATGAQEVDLNLDGTDYSFRLPLPGEFNIANAALALGMATAVGEDPQVFLTGVENVAVPGRMERIDRGQDFVAVVDYAHKPAAIAAVLDTLRLQLEGTTGRVGVVVGAGGDRDSTKRPIMGEAAATRADLTVVTDDNPRTEDPAAIRAAVIEGARQAAPDADIREQGSRAHAIDEVVDWAEPGDAIIVVGKGHEVGQLVGERTLHFDDREEMARAIEEKLAGTAHRDTLRDTKE is encoded by the coding sequence ATGTCTGTTTCCTTAGAAAAACTTGCGCAGCTTTCGCACGGACGCGTCATCGGTGATGGCACCGTTGAGGTCAGCGCGTGCGGCTTGGATTCCGCGAGCCTTCCCGAAGGCGCATTATTTGCCGCCCTTCCGGGCACGCGCGTGCACGGCGCCCAGTTCGTCGGCGATACCAAGGCGGGCGCGGTGCTTACCGATGCCCCCGGGCTCGATCACCTTCGCCAGGCTAACGAAACCCGGCCGATCATCGTGGTAGAAGATATCCGCGCAGTCCTAGGTCCGATTGCAGCAGAAATCTACGGACACCCCACCCGCGATCTCACGGTCTTGGGTATTACCGGCACCTCCGGCAAGACCACGACTAGTTACTTGCTGGAGGCTGGCCTCTTGCAGGCCGGGCACTCCGTCGGCCTTATCGGAACCACCGGCACCCGCATCAATCGCACGCCGGTGCCCACCTCTTTGACCACGCCGGAAGCCCCACGGCTGCAAGAACTTTTCGCCCGCATGAAGGACGAGGGCGTGACTCACGTGGTCATGGAGGTCTCCTCCCATGCTTTGGAGCTCGGCCGCGTGCGCGGAACCAACTTTGCTGTGGCCGGGTTCAGCAACCTCAGCCAAGACCACTTGGATTTCCATCCCACGATGGAGGAGTACTTTTCGGCCAAGTCCCGGCTATTCCTAGGGGAGCAGGCCGCCCAGCGCGCGGTCATCTGTGTTGATGATGAGTGGGGCGAGCGCCTCCGCGGAAAGATAGAAGACGCCGGTTCTCCGGTTACGACGGTGGCAACGCGTACAGGCGATGCCACGATCTCCGCCCGGCAGACGGCTACCGAGGCGACCGGTGCACAGGAGGTTGACCTCAACCTAGACGGCACCGACTATTCCTTCCGGCTACCGCTGCCCGGCGAATTCAATATCGCCAATGCTGCGCTCGCCCTAGGGATGGCTACTGCGGTGGGCGAAGACCCGCAGGTCTTTTTGACCGGCGTGGAAAACGTCGCCGTTCCGGGGCGCATGGAAAGGATCGACCGCGGTCAGGACTTCGTGGCCGTGGTGGATTATGCCCACAAGCCCGCGGCCATCGCGGCGGTGCTCGATACCCTGCGCCTGCAATTGGAGGGCACTACCGGTCGCGTCGGCGTCGTCGTGGGCGCCGGCGGTGACCGCGATAGCACCAAGCGCCCGATTATGGGAGAGGCTGCGGCCACCCGGGCGGATCTCACGGTGGTGACCGATGATAATCCGCGCACCGAGGACCCAGCCGCGATTCGCGCAGCGGTCATTGAGGGCGCTCGCCAGGCCGCACCGGACGCCGATATTCGGGAGCAGGGCTCGCGCGCACACGCCATCGATGAAGTGGTGGATTGGGCGGAGCCGGGCGATGCCATCATCGTCGTCGGCAAGGGCCATGAGGTAGGCCAGCTCGTCGGCGAGCGCACGCTGCACTTTGATGACCGAGAGGAAATGGCGCGCGCCATTGAGGAAAAGCTGGCAGGAACGGCGCATCGCGATACTCTTAGGGATACGAAGGAGTAG
- a CDS encoding UDP-N-acetylmuramoyl-tripeptide--D-alanyl-D-alanine ligase: MIPLSIGDIAAITGGSLDGVDDPDERVTGFVEFDSRKVTTGSLFVALPGARVDGHDFAEKAIEQGAVAVLAARPVGVPAIIVKPQGRVTGNAANADIYANDEDGSAAAVIGALSDLAREVTSRLAAEQGLDIVGVTGSAGKTSTKDLLATIFRAEGETVAPPGSFNNEVGLPYTALRCDEHTRFLVAEMSARGIGHIRHLTEITAPTVGVVLNVGTAHLGEFGSRENIAQAKGELIESLPAAADGGVAVLNADDPFVASMAPRTQAKVVYYSANRPQAADAQYYATDIELDDVARPSFTFHAPGVEPMSIKLQVFGKHQVSNALAAAAAAIDSGVEPAVAARALSGHQTSSAHRMDVRXRRDGVTVIDDSYNANPDSMHAAIAALAYTSAARPDARSIAVLGEMGELGGEAVEAHRILGSVLSKYHVDHLVAVGEGAHTVAMVEAAHAHGIQTELCPDIEAATTAVENILRVAPAGVEDWSTRAAKDVVLVKSSNAQRLWRVAEQLNRR, encoded by the coding sequence ATGATTCCACTTTCTATTGGAGATATCGCCGCGATAACCGGCGGTAGCCTGGATGGCGTTGATGATCCCGATGAACGCGTGACCGGCTTCGTGGAGTTTGATTCGCGCAAGGTCACCACCGGCAGCTTGTTCGTAGCCCTGCCCGGTGCCCGCGTCGATGGCCATGATTTTGCAGAAAAAGCCATAGAGCAAGGCGCCGTGGCCGTGCTGGCCGCTCGGCCGGTGGGGGTACCGGCGATCATCGTCAAGCCCCAAGGCCGCGTGACCGGTAACGCCGCCAATGCCGATATTTATGCCAACGATGAGGACGGCTCCGCCGCCGCTGTGATCGGGGCATTATCCGATCTCGCGCGCGAGGTGACCTCCCGCCTCGCCGCGGAACAGGGCTTGGATATCGTCGGCGTTACTGGCTCTGCGGGCAAGACTTCTACCAAGGATTTGCTGGCTACCATTTTCCGCGCCGAGGGCGAAACCGTCGCCCCGCCCGGCTCTTTCAATAACGAGGTAGGCCTTCCCTATACCGCCCTGCGCTGCGATGAGCACACCCGCTTCCTCGTGGCGGAAATGTCCGCGCGCGGCATCGGCCATATTCGCCACCTGACCGAGATCACGGCCCCGACGGTGGGCGTGGTGCTCAACGTGGGCACCGCCCACCTAGGCGAGTTTGGCTCGCGGGAGAATATCGCCCAGGCCAAGGGCGAGCTTATCGAGTCCCTGCCCGCCGCGGCAGACGGCGGGGTAGCGGTCCTGAATGCGGACGATCCCTTCGTCGCCTCGATGGCACCGCGCACGCAGGCCAAGGTGGTCTATTATTCCGCCAACCGCCCGCAGGCCGCGGATGCGCAGTACTATGCCACCGATATTGAGCTTGACGATGTCGCCCGCCCGTCCTTTACCTTCCACGCCCCCGGCGTCGAGCCGATGAGCATTAAGCTACAGGTCTTTGGCAAGCACCAGGTCTCTAATGCCCTGGCCGCGGCCGCAGCGGCCATCGATTCGGGCGTGGAACCCGCCGTTGCCGCGCGGGCGCTCAGCGGACACCAGACGAGCTCGGCGCACCGCATGGACGTGCGCMCCCGCCGCGATGGCGTCACCGTCATCGATGACTCCTATAATGCCAACCCGGATTCGATGCACGCGGCGATTGCCGCCTTGGCCTATACCTCCGCGGCCCGCCCGGATGCCCGCTCCATCGCGGTGCTGGGGGAGATGGGCGAGCTTGGCGGCGAAGCCGTCGAAGCTCACCGCATCCTAGGATCGGTGCTCTCGAAATACCACGTGGATCACCTCGTTGCGGTAGGAGAAGGCGCGCATACCGTAGCCATGGTGGAGGCCGCGCACGCGCACGGCATCCAGACCGAACTTTGCCCCGATATTGAGGCCGCGACGACGGCCGTAGAAAATATCCTGCGGGTAGCCCCTGCCGGGGTGGAGGACTGGTCCACGCGCGCGGCCAAGGACGTCGTCCTCGTGAAATCCTCGAATGCCCAGCGCTTGTGGCGCGTGGCAGAACAGCTCAATCGCCGTTAG
- the mraY gene encoding phospho-N-acetylmuramoyl-pentapeptide-transferase, with translation MTQIIIAGVVSFLVAIFTTPVLVRYFSGVGKGQEIREDGPQLHLRKRGTPTMGGLAILLAITVAYLIVGIYARATGNGGFSPSGLLVYFLTMGLGGLGFADDFIKLFKKRNLGLNKTAKLVGQLAIALIFGILALQFPDANGLTPASTNLSFVRDFDTFDIAVGGAVIGTIIFLVFLYLLIAAWSNAVNLTDGLDGLAAGTTAMVMGAYTLISFWQFRNSCSISPAAGCYEVRDPLDLAVLAAAGLGGCLGFLWWNAAPAKIFMGDTGSLALGGLVAGLSVTTRTELLMIVIGAIFVIETVSVVIQIVVFRTTGKRFFRMAPIHHHFENGGWAETAVVTRFWLLSAMAAMAGICIFYGDWLSAASFGNLQ, from the coding sequence ATGACTCAGATCATTATCGCGGGCGTCGTTAGTTTCCTCGTCGCGATTTTTACCACCCCAGTTTTGGTTCGGTATTTTTCTGGCGTCGGAAAAGGCCAAGAAATCCGCGAAGACGGCCCGCAGCTTCACCTGCGCAAGCGGGGCACCCCGACGATGGGCGGTCTGGCGATCTTGCTGGCCATCACGGTGGCCTACCTCATCGTGGGCATCTATGCCCGCGCAACCGGCAACGGTGGATTTAGCCCCTCGGGGTTATTGGTCTACTTCTTGACCATGGGACTCGGCGGCCTGGGTTTTGCCGATGACTTCATCAAGCTGTTCAAAAAGCGCAACCTCGGCCTTAATAAAACAGCCAAGCTGGTAGGCCAGCTGGCCATCGCGCTCATCTTCGGCATCCTCGCCCTACAATTCCCGGATGCCAATGGGCTAACCCCTGCCTCGACCAACCTGTCCTTCGTCCGCGATTTCGATACGTTCGATATCGCCGTTGGCGGCGCCGTGATTGGCACGATCATTTTCTTGGTCTTTTTATACCTGCTCATCGCCGCGTGGTCGAATGCGGTCAACCTGACCGATGGGCTGGACGGCCTCGCCGCCGGTACCACCGCCATGGTGATGGGTGCCTATACGCTCATTAGCTTCTGGCAGTTCCGCAACTCGTGCTCGATTTCCCCGGCCGCCGGCTGCTACGAGGTCCGCGATCCCTTGGATCTCGCAGTGCTCGCAGCCGCGGGCCTGGGCGGCTGCCTCGGCTTCCTGTGGTGGAATGCCGCACCGGCGAAGATCTTCATGGGCGATACCGGATCGCTCGCGCTTGGCGGCCTCGTCGCCGGCCTTTCTGTGACCACCCGCACCGAGCTGCTGATGATCGTCATCGGCGCCATCTTCGTCATTGAAACGGTCTCCGTGGTCATCCAGATCGTGGTCTTCCGCACGACGGGCAAGCGCTTTTTCCGCATGGCGCCCATCCACCACCACTTTGAAAACGGCGGCTGGGCCGAAACCGCGGTTGTCACGCGTTTCTGGCTATTAAGCGCGATGGCCGCGATGGCGGGCATCTGCATCTTCTACGGCGATTGGCTCTCTGCAGCCAGCTTTGGAAACCTGCAATAA